In Polaribacter sp. Hel_I_88, the following proteins share a genomic window:
- a CDS encoding zinc metallopeptidase, with translation MIGFYILIGAISLISWLVSNQLKKKFKQYSQVQLRNGMSGAEIATKMLADNGIFDVKVISTPGRLTDHYNPQDKTVNLSEAVYNQRNAAAAAVAAHEVGHAVQHATAYDWLTMRSKLVPVVSVTSKFSQWLVIGGIILGAASGATGIGFYIAVTGLVFMGFATLFSFITLPVEYDASNRALAWLKNKNMVSQEELAGSTDALKWAARTYLVAALGSLAMLLYWGLQILGGRD, from the coding sequence ATGATAGGATTCTATATATTAATAGGTGCAATTTCCTTAATTAGCTGGTTAGTGAGTAATCAACTAAAGAAAAAATTTAAACAATACTCTCAAGTACAATTAAGAAATGGCATGAGTGGAGCAGAAATTGCCACAAAAATGCTTGCTGATAATGGTATTTTTGATGTAAAAGTAATATCGACTCCTGGTAGATTAACAGATCATTACAATCCACAAGATAAAACCGTGAATTTAAGTGAAGCTGTTTATAACCAAAGAAATGCAGCTGCAGCTGCTGTTGCTGCTCATGAGGTTGGGCATGCTGTACAACATGCAACTGCTTACGATTGGTTAACAATGCGTTCTAAATTAGTGCCTGTTGTGAGTGTTACATCAAAATTTTCTCAATGGTTAGTAATTGGAGGAATCATTTTAGGTGCAGCTTCTGGTGCTACAGGAATTGGATTTTACATTGCTGTAACAGGTTTAGTTTTTATGGGTTTTGCAACGCTTTTCAGCTTTATAACTTTACCTGTAGAATATGATGCAAGTAACAGAGCTTTAGCTTGGCTAAAAAATAAAAATATGGTTTCTCAAGAAGAACTTGCTGGTTCTACAGATGCCTTAAAATGGGCAGCAAGAACGTATTTAGTAGCAGCTTTAGGTTCTTTAGCAATGCTTTTATATTGGGGGTTACAAATTTTAGGAGGAAGAGATTAA
- a CDS encoding asparaginase, whose protein sequence is MSRKPNILIVYTGGTIGMIKDYKTNALKAFDFNQITKNIPELEQLNCTIKTISFEEPIDSSNMNTSFYVEIAETIESNYEEFDGFVVLTGSDTMSFISSAISFMFENLQKPIIFTGSQLPIGDLRTDAKENLITSIEIACARKDDKPIVSEVCLYFEYKLYRANRTTKINAEQFEAFTSMNYPPLAESGVHLNFNKHYMYHPKSAEKQLVIRKKLVNDIAILKLFPGITKEVVESILNIKNLKGIILESYGAGNAPNTTWFLELLKKAILNNIRIVNVTQCKGGAVAQGHYETSIGLKQIGVISGNDITTESAVAKLMYLLNENLSLKEFTYHFEKSLRGEISDVFSS, encoded by the coding sequence ATGTCAAGAAAACCTAACATTTTAATTGTGTACACAGGAGGTACAATAGGAATGATTAAAGACTATAAAACAAACGCTTTAAAAGCTTTCGACTTTAATCAAATAACCAAAAATATTCCTGAGTTAGAACAGTTAAATTGTACCATTAAAACAATTTCTTTTGAGGAACCAATTGATTCATCAAACATGAATACTTCTTTTTACGTGGAAATTGCAGAGACAATAGAAAGTAATTATGAAGAGTTTGATGGTTTTGTAGTGTTAACAGGTTCAGATACCATGTCATTTATTTCATCAGCCATTAGTTTTATGTTCGAAAACTTACAGAAGCCAATTATTTTTACAGGTTCTCAATTACCAATAGGAGATTTAAGAACCGATGCAAAAGAAAATTTAATTACATCTATAGAAATTGCTTGTGCAAGAAAAGATGATAAACCTATTGTGTCAGAAGTTTGCTTGTATTTTGAATATAAATTATACAGAGCCAATAGAACCACAAAAATAAATGCAGAACAATTTGAAGCATTTACATCTATGAATTATCCGCCTTTGGCAGAAAGTGGTGTACATCTTAATTTTAACAAACATTATATGTACCATCCAAAAAGTGCAGAAAAACAATTAGTAATTAGAAAAAAGTTAGTGAATGATATTGCTATTCTGAAACTATTTCCAGGAATTACAAAAGAAGTTGTAGAAAGTATTTTAAACATCAAAAACTTAAAAGGGATTATACTAGAAAGTTATGGTGCTGGAAATGCGCCGAACACAACTTGGTTTTTAGAATTACTTAAAAAGGCAATTTTAAATAATATTAGAATTGTAAATGTTACACAATGTAAAGGAGGTGCAGTTGCTCAAGGGCATTATGAAACCAGTATTGGCTTAAAACAAATAGGAGTAATTAGCGGAAATGATATTACTACAGAATCTGCTGTTGCAAAATTGATGTATTTATTGAATGAAAACTTATCTTTAAAAGAGTTTACGTATCATTTTGAAAAATCTTTAAGAGGAGAAATTTCAGACGTTTTTAGTTCGTAA
- a CDS encoding MotA/TolQ/ExbB proton channel family protein translates to MKKVVNVLSVTGFMFFGAIQSTFAQEGAAEESQTFHQILKQNFIDGGPEFMGIVLVALILGLAIAIERIIYLNMATTNTKKLLANVDDALSSGGVEAAKEVCRNTKGPVASIFYQGLDRVDEGVEEAEKAVVSYGGVQMGQLEKNVSWISLFIALAPMLGFMGTVIGMIGAFNDIAVANDISPAVVAGGIKVALLTTVFGLIVAIILQIFYNYIVAKIDSIVNSMEDASISLIDLLVKYKK, encoded by the coding sequence ATGAAAAAAGTAGTAAATGTCTTATCTGTAACAGGATTTATGTTTTTTGGAGCTATACAATCCACTTTCGCTCAAGAAGGAGCAGCAGAAGAATCACAAACGTTTCACCAAATTTTAAAGCAAAACTTTATTGATGGTGGCCCAGAATTTATGGGAATTGTTTTAGTAGCTTTAATCTTAGGATTAGCTATTGCCATTGAAAGAATTATTTATTTGAACATGGCAACAACAAATACAAAAAAATTATTAGCTAATGTAGATGACGCTTTAAGTTCAGGAGGAGTAGAAGCTGCAAAAGAAGTTTGTAGAAATACAAAAGGACCAGTTGCTTCAATTTTTTATCAAGGTTTAGATAGAGTTGATGAAGGAGTTGAAGAAGCAGAAAAAGCGGTTGTTTCTTATGGAGGAGTTCAAATGGGACAATTAGAGAAAAACGTTTCTTGGATTTCTTTATTTATTGCACTAGCGCCAATGCTTGGTTTCATGGGTACTGTAATTGGTATGATTGGAGCATTTAATGATATTGCTGTTGCAAACGATATTTCTCCAGCAGTAGTTGCAGGTGGTATTAAAGTAGCCTTATTAACAACTGTATTCGGTTTAATCGTTGCAATTATTCTTCAAATCTTTTATAATTATATCGTTGCAAAAATCGATAGTATTGTAAATAGTATGGAAGATGCTTCTATCTCATTGATAGATTTATTAGTTAAGTATAAAAAATAA